Proteins encoded by one window of Cloeon dipterum chromosome 2, ieCloDipt1.1, whole genome shotgun sequence:
- the LOC135937577 gene encoding RCC1 and BTB domain-containing protein 1-like, with protein sequence MTIKDIAASHYFTHPCAAITENNQVYIWGRVNGQIIKTPELTSHSSFDELFTASYPVTYQSFRLKESENTKDENNQKGPSTIERIRKAFDNPETADVVFIVEGKKIHAHRNLLTIGSGVFKTLFLGNWKDSSKKEQTVEDHSYDAFYAFLKYFYTNEVDFTPQLALEVYDLAHFYLVTDLMEECETILKSGLTVQNAAAVYERAILFGAKDLCEFCFEFCREHLVCAVNDIESDESKRKAFLEVFRLVADEKKKN encoded by the exons ATGAC GATTAAAGACATTGCTGCCTCTCATTACTTCACCCACCCGTGCGCAGCAATCACTGAAAATAACCAGGTGTACATTTGGGGCAGGGTCAATG GCCAAATTATTAAGACTCCAGAGCTCACTTCACACTCGTCGTTCGACGAACTTTTTACTGCTTCCTATCCAGTGACCTACCAAAGTTTTCGATTGAAAGAATCGGAAAATACGAAAGATGAAAACAACCAAAAAGGCCCAAGCACAATTGAGCGTATAAGAAAAGCGTTCGATAATCCT GAAACTGCTGATGTTGTATTCATTGTCGAGGGGAAGAAAATCCACGCACACAGGAATCTGTTGACTATCGGCAGCGGTGTGTTCAAGACTTTGTTCCTTGGTAATTGGAAGGACAGTTCCAAAAA GGAACAGACCGTCGAGGATCACAGCTATGACGCATTCTACGCGTTCCTCAAGTACTTCTACACTAATGAAGTTGATTTCACTCCTCAACTTGCTCttg AAGTTTACGATTTAGCCCACTTCTATCTGGTGACGGATCTGATGGAGGAGTGTGAAACGATTCTCAAATCTGGTCTTACAGTGCAAAACGCTGCTGCAGTTTACGAGAGGGCAATTTTGTTCGGAGCCAAG GACCTGTGTGAGTTctgctttgaattttgcagGGAGCATTTGGTTTGTGCCGTGAACGATATTGAATCTGATGAGAGCAAGAGAAAGGCCTTCTTGGAAGTTTTTCGTTTGGTGGCtgatgaaaaaaagaaaaactga